From Excalfactoria chinensis isolate bCotChi1 chromosome 4, bCotChi1.hap2, whole genome shotgun sequence, one genomic window encodes:
- the IL15 gene encoding interleukin-15 — protein sequence MLEMAQPTQNSAGAWRRLERQKTHVKSICLQYQLYLLLNSYFFCLLKNKTGLTIFFLCVYVPKTEANHCKWSEVLKDLEQIKTSEDIDVSLYTANIDEDKECQEPVMRCFFLEMKVILHECNIKKCSRTQDVFNIWKNGNARFETNQLNSTSKKCKECEEYEEKNFTEFIQSFVKVIQRECKYTSWEQ from the exons ATGCTGGAGATGGCACAGCCAACACAAAACTCTGCTGGAGCATGGAGAAGGCTGGAGCGCCAG aaaacacatGTGAAAAGTATTTGTCTCCAGTACCAACTGTATCTTCTTTTGAACAGctatttcttttgccttttaaagAATAAGACTGGACTAACCATCTTCTTCCTATG TGTTTATGTAccaaagacagaagcaaatCACTGTAAGTGGTCAGAAGTTTTGAAAGATTTGGAGCAGATCAAGACATCTGAA gacatTGATGTCAGTTTATATACTGCAAACATAGACGAGGAT aaagaaTGCCAGGAGCCTGTAATGAGATGTTTTTTTTTGGAGATGAAAGTGATTCTTCATGAATGTAATATCAAAAAATGTAGTAGAACACAGGATGTATTCAACAtatggaaaaatggaaatgcaagaTTTGAAACTAACCAG ttgaatTCCACAtcaaaaaaatgcaaagaatgtGAAgagtatgaagaaaaaaatttcaCAGAATTTATACAGAGTTTTGTAAAGGTTATACAGAGGGAATGCAAATACACAAGCTGGGAACAATGA